The region GCGCCTGCATTGTCCACGTCTGTCAAAAGCCTTTGAGTCCTTTTAAAACccaaaaatatctctccatcttTGGGCTTCAGTCTGATTGATGGAGACAAACACAACCTTGTACTCTGCCTTCTGAGCGTGTATGTTTACGACCTGATGCGGCATGCACGGGCACGTGGACGATACCCTCGAGCCTTCCACCCGCTCAGTTTGTTTTCCACCCACTCAGTTTGCTCAGTTTGTTTTCATCATCACGTGGCGACAAAAAAGGAGACGAGAAGGAGCATCTTGGTGATGGATGTGCACGGTACAATGATAAATAGGCCCGACTTGAGCTGTGATTGGGCGACTGGCTCCATGAGAATGACATCATCGCATTGCTTTGGAGCCTTTACGGTTGTATAATGTTATGGGATGGCGGTGCCCAGGGTGCTGTAGCTTGAGAGCAGCAGTCCAGAGATGTACATCACTGGTACCCAGTGGATGCAAAGCTGTCAGGGATGGCTTGGTGGCGGAGGAGCAGACTGTTTTCAACTCCAACTTGCCAGCCACAGGAATTAGTGTGTTTTCACAGGCCAAAGCCGGTACCGATGCATCCCTTTAAGCCCAGTGCCTGGGAAAGTTTGTGGAAAAGACATTGAGGGCCACTGTGGTGGAAATTGTATTGTCTGGGCTGCTGATCCGGACCGcggcagacagagggaggatCAGCCTTTGGCGAAGAGGTCAGGGGTGGGCGCAGGGGTGTTGGGGAAGGGCAGGGGCACACGGGGCACAGTGTTCTGCCCCATCATTGTTCGCGAGTGAGCACGTGAGCCGATTGGTGACCAGATAAGAGCTCAGCCGTGAGCCGATTCTGTCCGCCTCTGTCCGTACCAATCACGATGCGGGGGAGCAGGCATGCATGTGGGGTCGCGCAGGTGTGCGCGTGCCTTTCTTTGACGGTCTCGGGTGCAGTCGTTTGCTGATCTGCCCCTTTCGGAGCTGTTTTTGGTCAGCTCGGTCCTGGTCAAAGTGTCCAGTGAGAGAGACTCTGGGCTTATAAAGGCACTTGCTGATAGAAGGATGGCACTTTCTGCCAGTGCTATAGTAGTAAGCTTGTGACTTGGCAGAGTCTGAAAGCCAGCCACTctttttcccagcattcctcTGCTAATAAAAGATAACAAGCAGTTGGGCACCGGGagtctcttgggaggagagggaaaaaaacaggatggGAATCGGCTTTGGGGGCGACTGTTTTGATCATGACGAGCAGACACAGTAGGGGCCTGAAGACTTGGCACTGAACCACACTGAGGCCAAAGTGCATGGCATGATGGGAATTTATGGAGCCTTGCCAGGTTTTACTGAGGTCAGCATTTGTACGAGGGTAAAGATAGACCTCCTGGTTCCGCTACACCCCCATCATGCGTGTGCGTTTGTTTGGCTGTTAGCGTTGTTGTCTGTGAATGGATCGTTGCCTGAGCTGAGGTGGTGTTATCCTCGCCTTCCTGCTTCATGCCTGCTgaacaaaaaagggaaattccTTGTCCTTTGGATCGGAATGATGCAGAGCGCAGCTGGGTGGTGTCCGGCCACGAATACTCCATTCTCAGGATGTTGTTAACCAGAACAACTTCTTCCCATAAGACCTAGTGTGCTTTAGGTTAATGCGTTGTGTTTATATCTTGATGTTTTTCTGTCAAAATATGCACCCTTAAAATAGCAGTGCAACCCCGACAAGGCCCATTTCCTGTGTATTTAAGGATATTGGTTTTCTGGGTGAGCTGCACACTTGAGTAACTGTGTCTGTTTTCTATATCaggtggggagaggagagaaacgtTGATGGGGCAAAAAGGAAATACTGGGTAAGTTCCTGTTGCTGTGTTTGTTAAAGTTACACCCATCTTTAAAATTTTCCGTTTACATGTAgaaattctttcctttttttccagatAGCGGCAAACTCCTGGGGAAAGaactggggggaggaggggtatTTCCGCATCGCCCGCGGTGAGAATGAGTGCGAGATCGAAGCATTTGTGATTGGCGTGTGGGGCCGGATCACGATGGAGGACATGCGCAGCCATAACCACCACCATCGCCGCCGGCAGATCTAGAGGCCAGCGATGGAACGATGCCGAGGTCATTTTGCTTCTGCAAATATCCGATTTCTACCCCCATGAGAGAACTTAGCCAAGAGTCTCAGATCGTGATCACACGCCATCGGTCTGGAATAAAGAAATGACTCCGGTGCCCCTGAAACTTTCTCTTTTTATACTTTGCTCCGTGGATCAAAATAAACCCATTTTACATCAATCCTTCCACTTTCGCTGGAACTCAAGATTTATGGCCAAGCCAAGCCCTGCAATCAAAATAGCTCAGCTACCTGAGGATCCAAATATATAATCAGCAACAGAGCCGGGCGATGGCTCACCCAAGAGACCAAAGACAGACTGAGGACACCCTCATTCGTCATTCCCTGTCAACATTCATCGCTTCCAGGTCCGGATGCAATAGTTCCCTCATCCCAAGTCAAATAATACAATAGTTCCGAATGTGGCGACCGTAAAATGTTGGTCGGTCCTCAGTCGGCCATCTTTGTAGGCACTCGGTCTGATTGGTCAGTTCTTCTTCCTTGTTCCTATCCTGCTCTAAACCTGAAATCCCAGTTTTGAAGGGACAGCTCAGGGGAAAGGAAATGTGATTTCCAGAGAGCAGACTCCATCAAGGAGGCAGCGCGATGTTACGTCATTCTAGTCTGACGTGAACGCGACACAGTTTAGCTGATCCCCACAGTATTAGAGGACACTGGTGTTAGTAGCTGTAGGAAGTAGATCTCACACATTCCAGTAAGAATGTAGAATATTACACTGAAAATCCTTTAAATTTTAAGCACATAATTATAATATATTTGTTCTGTGACTTCACTGGTGGACATGCACCTCAATATGGCCCTTTTGGATATTTCCAACAAAATGagctgacaaaaacaaaaagattatCTGCTAATAAGTGTggaaaattattatttaaataaaaatttgtCCTCAATTCCCTCCATTGTCAAAGCGGCTGTCTGAGAACAACATAGATGTTTTTTACACAGCTGCATCTAAGTATTTCCAGCACAGAGCTTTTCCAAAATTGACAACATAATGATGTTTGTTCCCTCTGTCAATATTTCTATAAATATCTTAATTCTAAGTGAGCAAGCGCACTTATGTGCTAATGTTATTTGCTATAAAAGCTCATGTCTTTGCATAATATATTTGATTAGTtgctcatttaaataaagacagCTGCGCCAAGACGTCAAATTGTAATGATTGTAATGCCTTAAAACCGTTTTGTTCACCACTACAGATGAAAATGCGTGTGTAACGTCTTTGTAGGACGTTTGTGCTAAAGAcctattttatgtgtgtgtgtgttgcagttaTATTTTGAAGTTCTATTTTACAACATGTTTGATACGTACCGCGTGCTGTAACTGTTATACCATATCCACTCACTTGACCACAGAAAGGAGGACGGGAGGtgttggtggagctgctgctacagTATTCAGTCTTAAAGTTGCTGCCTTTCCTAATCTCTGTACCTGTGTTACGGCCCCGGGCTTTTAACGTGTATTTATTTCacccagctgcagcctcattgGGGGAGGCTTTTAAAGATTTTCCTCACTTACCCCTCATTTTAAACGACATCCCAGAGTAAGTTCAGAAGGCCCTGCTGCAGTGTCTGGTCATCTCAGGAGTCCCTCTGTGATTGGCTTCAGTCGTGGATGAGCTCACGCCCACGTCTGGAACAACAGGCAATGTGCAATGTAGCAAAGAGGCCGTAGCTGAACGAGCAAATACCACGAGTTTCTGATATAATGTCCTGGTTGATGTGGTTTTGAAGCGAGCGCACCGACTGGAATGAGCACACTTGCACGCACAAGAAAGAGTGTTTTGATCGTTCTCTGCGTTCCAGAATACAGAATAACTGATTTACCCTCGGTGTTCAAGGGCAAGTTAAGGAGCTTTTAATATTGAGAAATATTCATTCATATGAAGCAGAACCTCTCCTTGACAGCAGCATAAGTGTGGGGTGGCTGGATAGGTTGAAACAGATGCCTGAGAAATGCATATGTTGAATATCATTGAGATGTTCCCCGTTTTCAAAATGCTGATATTCGTCATCATCTGAGGGGACCAGTTCTGTAGAAACTGGCATTTattttcatcccccccccccccccccaccaccaccaccaccaaaaaaaaaaaaaaactcacctACCAAGTCCTGCAGCAGACATCGACCTTGAAGCTGTGTATTTTATGTAAAATGCTCCATTATGCTACATACTCGGTTATTTGTGGGCTTTATTTATGAGACGTGTAAATGacttttattcttctttttttccctgtgcaATTCTATATTCTCTCTGTCTTGTACCGTGTGCACTAAACAACAATATCCTGTAAGTTTTGTGCACAACAATAAAATCTTTCCAGAGCCACGTGGTGTCGTTGTAAGGGTCGGTGTTAAACCGCTGCATCGCCCTCTACTGGTAGAAATGTGTAGCGCAGCGAGCAGGTCAGATGGtgaagaatgtgtgtgagtTTTTGGCAAATTGGGGATTAGGCATCAACAATGAGCGCAGGGGTGCTGAGGGGAAGATCCGTGGAACAATGGGACAAGGACAGTTTTTGTAAGAGCCTGCTGTGTCGGCATATTTCCTTATAGAAATAACACTGACGGTCAGGCAAGAGCCAAAAGAGAACGTTAAAATAAATTCATGCAAAATTTTCGAAGGAAAACCCAGTTATATGTCTTCCGATCTGGCTCTGGGGATGTTCGTAGTCTGATCTGGGCATGTGACACAGATCGCTGtcaatttcctttgttttccaaaATTGTTGTAGTGAAAGTAGATGTTGTGTTCCCTTCATTTGAACAATACACATAATAATAGCACTCACAGCAAGATGTGGTCTCTACTTAAAGTAACTTTAATatgaatttattcatttattacttCTCTTCTATCCTGTATGGTTGCACCCACACTGCTGTTTACTTGTAGCCTTTTAAAGTCACATTCTGACCCTTTTCTAGTCACTACAAACTGCCCAGATTaagatttctgtgtgttttgtattaAGTCTAACCACAGTTGCTCTTTAGAACCCAAACATTCTCACGGTGGTGGCTTTCACTGAAAGGAATCGCTGATCTTTTtgtttcaattttattttttttaaataaatggtttttttttgctcattttacCTTGAACTTTCTTTAAATTCTGTCTGTTGTTGCCATGTATCATCCCCCATTTAAAGCCAATTATtggcttttcctctcttttttttggggggggggggtctcaggcGATTCCTTTAGCCTTTCTGGAAACAGAAGTCTCGTCCTTATAGCGTGTCGATTCACAGGTGTAGAATATTTTATCTGGCATCAGAACACCGATCCATCAGAGAAGAGAGACGGCTACCAAACCTAGCAGACTGAGATACTCAAGTCCCTTTCAGCTGTTTTGTTAGAGGTCTTATCAGAGGATAAAGATGAATCTTCTCGCCCCCAGCTTCATTGATCAGATTGTTCGTGGGTGTTCGTGCGCTGGCCTCTCCCAGTGCACGTTGCCAGATGTTTTCCTGGAGTCTGTACTCAGAGAGCGGtaataaatggaataaatggGTGAGCACGACCGATGTGTCCAGCACAAACACCTTGCAGAGCTGACCTTAACCCTACATTCCTGCAGCGCTCACGTATGAAGCTTTAAATGGGATCAGAGTGCACAGATCGCTCACTTTAAGTTACACGTTAACCTTAAATGCACACTAACTGGCTAGCTGGCCTGGATGACTATCTGTGCATATTCCAACATCGGCATCATCGCTTTCATATTAAGGCTTAAAATAAGAAACTGGCTATTTGCCTGGATTGTTTTGGGCGGTATAGTGACGATATCATGTGATCCAgccacatttcatttcatttaatgggCTTTTTTAGAGCGAATGTTTGCCGAGTGGTCCCGCCGACTGCTGAACCCCAGCATTACTGCCAGCTTTGGAGCAGGTTATGAGAGCACCAAGAGGAAAGCACGCAATATTCCAGAGCTTATCTTCCATAGCAGCCACAAGTACCAAGTATGGAAACATGGATCAAGGAATCTGCTCGGTGACTGTTTACTTTACATTGTTCCTGCGTCATCAAGTAGCCGAAGCATTCATTATCTCAGGGGCtactgctcctctcctccaagCTGATGGGGAGGAATGGGCGCCCTCCAAGCAGAGAAGGAAGCAGTTCTTAAAGCCAGGGGCAGGGGAACAATCAGCGGAGCCCCCACCCTGGTTCCCCGGTACAGGGACCTGATCTTCTGCGCGGGTTCTGAGTAGAGTCTTCTGAGCGAACCCTCGTGGCCCTCCCACCTTTTCTCCATGTGCTGTCTGTACTTGAGCTCCACAGGATGTCAACAAACATGTGAGGGATCGTGCTGGCTGCCAAAAGAAAAGCCCTTCCTCACGTACaatgacaacaacagcagctttggtTCCTTCTCAGTATTTAATTGCTCCAGGGGAATCCTTAGAACAGTTTCCACATTTCATACAGACAATGGCTACTGCACATTTTGTCTGTTGCTCTAAAGGCTTCTCTCATTCACAAACGTTGTCTGCACGTTTTGCTAAATGTGTACTAAAAACGGTACTAAAAACAAGAATTATGGTTAAAAAGACTCGATGCTGCTAAAAGTCTGGAATCCAAACTACGATTCCAGCGCCACCTCTCATCTGTTGCTGCCATCTACCGGTAAATAGGTGTAACAACACCTCCACAATGGACAAACTTTATTAATTGTCAAAAAGCAGTTATATGTCCATACAGGATAGACATGAATGGGTAGTTATTTTCAATAATTCTGGCATTTTGATATCATCATAAAAGAACCTTAAGAAAGACATCTTGCATATTTGACCACATTAGCATCATTGCGGCACCTGACATCATGTCTTCTGGAGATCAGTCCTGGATGCAGCCAGCTCATCTCAGGTAAATGAACTTTCTGTCCTCATCTAGCGCGGCCCGTTTCCTCTCCTGCATTCACACTCTCTGTAGGCGCATATGTAGAAAATACCTGCAACAGACAAAATGCATTGAATTATGTGATATTGATCAAAATTCATTGTTTCATGTGCTTCTATCTTGGCTTGAACTGAACCGTATGAGGTTTTCATTGTAATCTgcattttgttccattttcaCCTGCAAAAAAGGTCATAAGCATGGCCACCCAGCCCAGGATGTAGGACCAGGAGAAGCGCCAGTCACCGAAGCGTCTCCCCAGGAAGTGGACTGTCACCCCGGTATAAATGGCCATACCCAGCAGAACAAAGAAAGCTGAGAGGAGAATGATCCTGTCAGCAGTGATACACATAAGAAAAACTGATTCCAATGTCTCTTTCAAGGAGATGAGACTCACTGGAGATGAAAAACATAATTCCTGCAGCATAGGAGCGATTAAACCTTTCAAAGGCGGAGAAGTGGGCGAAGGACAAGATCCCGGTGATGATGCCTGCGAAGCACGACATCGCTGAGAGGATCATAAAGGCCCGGGTGGCATTCCAGTAAGCTGGGAAACAGTAAACAGTTATCCGCCTAGGGCCTTTAAACCACATCCACTCATTATTTAATTGCATAGTTGAATATATATCCTTAACAGCCTCCAATTTCAAGGCTTTCGAAGCGTGAAGTATAAAACGAGTGAATGCTGTAAAAACCCTCCTCTTCGCCTCACCTATGCTGTCGGTCTGCATGTAGCACTTGTTGGCCATGCAGTACCTCCACAGACCCTGGTGGGCATAGTTTCCAGACAGGCGGTACTGCATCCAGTAGTCAGTCACCGCAGAGACGACCAGCAGGATGTTGCCCACGATGGCGCAGAACAGACCCCCTCCCATGAAGCTGTACATGTCGAGCTGAGATAAACGGGTCTCTGCTGAGCAGCTGCGATGTGGCAACAAATCACAAGTCAGatgaaaaaaatccattttttcccccGTAATTTTCGCTCAAAGATTAAACTCAGTAATTATAACTCTATgtaatgacatcaaaacaaaCCAGACTGACCTCATCCTAGTCAGAAACTACATGAA is a window of Takifugu flavidus isolate HTHZ2018 chromosome 21, ASM371156v2, whole genome shotgun sequence DNA encoding:
- the LOC130518179 gene encoding lens fiber membrane intrinsic protein-like, whose amino-acid sequence is MYSFMGGGLFCAIVGNILLVVSAVTDYWMQYRLSGNYAHQGLWRYCMANKCYMQTDSIAYWNATRAFMILSAMSCFAGIITGILSFAHFSAFERFNRSYAAGIMFFISTFFVLLGMAIYTGVTVHFLGRRFGDWRFSWSYILGWVAMLMTFFAGIFYICAYRECECRRGNGPR